A window of Haloarcula marismortui ATCC 43049 genomic DNA:
CGAGTTATCCCTGCGCGCTGGCGGCGTCTTTGACATGACCTTCCCCCACTTCGAACGGTTATCCGCGACCTGTCGATAGGCCCGCTCGCGGAACCGCTCGTAGTCCTCGAACTGCCGGAGGAACGAGACCAGCGGTCGTGCTGGCTTGCCGAGTTCGGTGTATGTAAGCGCGGTTTCGATGGATTTCCCGCAGGAATACACGTCCTCCTCGGTCACCAGATGCGAACAGGACTCGTAGTCGTCTGGGAGTCGCTCTAGCAGGTCGTCGCCGAGCGCAGAGAAGCCAACGATTTCGAGATCAGACCGTTCGCCGATGAAGTCCGCCCACCATGTACAGAAGCCACAGTCGTCGTCGTAGACGAGCGTTGCGTCGCTCATATGCGGTCTACGCATCCGGGGCACAAACACCTGTGGTTCAGCCGGCAGGGATTCACAGCCGGTCACCACAGACGCGGACGTGAATCGGTTGGTCAAACCGGTCGTGACTGGCGGGCTTGTACCCCTGTGACTGGCCGCCTTCGACCGGGCACTGTCGCTCAGTTGGTGCCCACGACGCGACTGTGACGCCAACTGTTTTGCCCGCCGCTCTCTTCAGAACGCGTATGGACGAGGATGCGGTCGCCGAACTCATCGAGGAAGCGCTTCCGGAAGCACAGGCGACGGTCACCACACCGCGGGACCCTGACGACGACAAACACTACGCCGTACGCGTGGTTTCGCCGGTGTTCGAAGGGGAGTCGCTAGTTGACCAGCACCAGCTCGTCCACGACGCGCTGGGGGACCATCTCACTCGCGACATTCACGCCATCGAGCTGACGACGCTGACACCTGCGGAAGCAGAGTAGCCGGGTCTCGATGATGGGGCCTCACTCGCCCCGTCGGTACGCCTTTATTGCCGACGCCGTTAGTGGCGGTATGGCATTCGAGCCCGAAGAACTTTCCCCGGAAGAGGTCACGGAGCAGGTAGACAGTGTCATCGAGGACAACGAGGTCGTGCTGTTCATGAAAGGCAACGAGCTGATGCCACAGTGTGGCTACTCGAAGAAGGCACTCGCACTACTGCAACAACACCGCGACGACATCGAGACAGTGGACGTACTCAAAGCGACCGACGCCTATCGGGAAGCTCTGGAGCGCCACAGCGGGCGCGAAACAATCCCACAGACGTTCGTCGACGGGGAGTTCATCGGTGGCAGTGATATCCTCGAACAGCTCGACGAGCGCGGCGAACTTGCACAAAAAGTCGGTCAGTAAGCGCGGTCGGGAGTGGCGGCGTTACTCTTCGTCTTCGTCTTTCATGTCGCCGAGCTTGTCGACGAGGTCGCTCGTGGTCGCCTCCGTCTCGAAGGAGACCGACCCGTCGTGGTCGTTCTCGTGGACCGCAACGCCCTCGCTGTCGTCCGCGTCTACGTCGTTGTCCTTCTGTTCGGATTCATCGTAGCTACCAAAGCCCATATAGATACAACTCGGAGTCCAACACTAAAATTCGCCGGTTCCTGCCGAGACACGACCACGCGATGACATAACGAGACAAGCAAAGGTTCTTTACCGTGCTTGCACTCCCGCTAGATAACGGCAGTCGAGAGCCGTGGTTTTCCGACGGCTATCGGGCCTCCATCTCCAAACTTATGAGTTCCGCAGACGAGACACTTGATCGAATCAAAGCACAGGTCGAAGAAGAGACACCAGACGACATCGAAATCGAATCGGTCGCGTTCGAGGGGCCGGAACTAGTTATTTACACGCCGGACGCGCAGACGGTCGCCAACCGCGACGGCATCGTCAGAAATCTCGCACAGACGCTCCGCAAACGTATCAACGTTCGCCCCACGCAGGAAGCCCTCGTGCCGCCGAACGAAGCCCGGGCCCAAATCACGCAGACGATTCCCGAGGACGCCGGCGTCCAGAATCTGGATTTCGACCGCCAGACGGGCGAGGTATTTATTGAGGCCGAAAAGCCCGGTCGCGTCATCGGCCGCCACGGGGCAACACTGGACGAGATTTCTGCATCCGTCGGCTGGACCCCCGAGGTCGTCCGGACGCCGCCGATGGAGTCCTCGACTGTCTCGAACGTCCGGAACTACCTCAAACAGGAACGCGAAGAACGCCGAGATATCCTCCAGCGCGTCGGTCGACAGATCAACCGCCCAACCACGAGCGACGAGGACTGGGTTCGACTCACCACGCTCGGCTGCTGTCGTGAGGTCGGGCGCGCCGCCTTCATCCTCTCGACGCCGGAGTCCCGCATCCTCATCGACTGTGGCGACAAACCCGGCGCTGAGGGCGAGGTTCCGTATCTCCAGGCTCCCGAAGCGCTCGCTGCGGGGCCGAACTCCCTCGATGCCGTCGTCCTGACACACGCCCACCTCGACCACTCCGCGCTCATTCCTATTCTGTTCAAATACGGTTACGACGGGCCGATTTACACGACTGCACCGACGCGGGACCTGATGGGCTTGCTCCAGCTGGATTACCTCGACGTGGCCTCAAAAGAAGGGCGGACACCGCCCTACGAGAGCCAGCAGGTCCGGGACGCACTGAAACACACGATTCCGCTGGAGTTCGGCAACGTCACCGACATTGCGCCGGATATCAAGCTCACGATGCACAACGCCGGCCACATTCT
This region includes:
- a CDS encoding thiol-disulfide oxidoreductase DCC family protein translates to MSDATLVYDDDCGFCTWWADFIGERSDLEIVGFSALGDDLLERLPDDYESCSHLVTEEDVYSCGKSIETALTYTELGKPARPLVSFLRQFEDYERFRERAYRQVADNRSKWGKVMSKTPPARRDNSD
- a CDS encoding BolA/IbaG family iron-sulfur metabolism protein, whose amino-acid sequence is MDEDAVAELIEEALPEAQATVTTPRDPDDDKHYAVRVVSPVFEGESLVDQHQLVHDALGDHLTRDIHAIELTTLTPAEAE
- a CDS encoding glutaredoxin family protein, with the protein product MAFEPEELSPEEVTEQVDSVIEDNEVVLFMKGNELMPQCGYSKKALALLQQHRDDIETVDVLKATDAYREALERHSGRETIPQTFVDGEFIGGSDILEQLDERGELAQKVGQ
- a CDS encoding DUF5786 family protein, giving the protein MGFGSYDESEQKDNDVDADDSEGVAVHENDHDGSVSFETEATTSDLVDKLGDMKDEDEE
- a CDS encoding beta-CASP ribonuclease aCPSF1, which gives rise to MSSADETLDRIKAQVEEETPDDIEIESVAFEGPELVIYTPDAQTVANRDGIVRNLAQTLRKRINVRPTQEALVPPNEARAQITQTIPEDAGVQNLDFDRQTGEVFIEAEKPGRVIGRHGATLDEISASVGWTPEVVRTPPMESSTVSNVRNYLKQEREERRDILQRVGRQINRPTTSDEDWVRLTTLGCCREVGRAAFILSTPESRILIDCGDKPGAEGEVPYLQAPEALAAGPNSLDAVVLTHAHLDHSALIPILFKYGYDGPIYTTAPTRDLMGLLQLDYLDVASKEGRTPPYESQQVRDALKHTIPLEFGNVTDIAPDIKLTMHNAGHILGSAVCHFHIGEGRYNVAFSGDIHYKDTRLLDGAVNDFPRVETLVLESTYGGKNDYQTDQSDSERVLRDVINESYENDGKVLIPAFAVGRSQELMLVLEEAMRKGDIPTMPVYLDGMIREATAIHTAYPEYLRDDLRQRILYEDENPFLAEQFEQVDGGDEMRQDIADDEPAIILTTSGMVTGGPVMSWLRLLGSDPDSTMAFVGYQAEGTLGRQIQRGQDEITLGDTSGPRAERVSLRLNVETVDGFSGHADRQGLESFVETMHPRPEKILCVHGDASTTNQLSSALYQKFNMRTHNPKNLETFRLS